The genome window GGGAAGGGATGCGAGACCGAATCCTCCGGGAGGCCATCCATGCCGCCTAGAGGTTGGCAAATGCGAATCGAGGACATCCTGGACGCCATCGTTCGCATTCAGGACTACACGCGGGGGATGACGTTCGAAGCCTTCAGCCACGACCGCAAGACGATCGATGCCGTCGTTCGCAACATCACCGTCATCGGTGAAGCCGCAGGCAACACTCCCCCCGCCGTGGCGGAACGGCATGATGAGATCCCCTGGCGCGAGATGCGCGATTTTCGGAACGTCGTGGTTCACGCCTACTTTGGCGTGGACCCGAAAGTGCTCTGGGACACGGTCCGAGTGGATCTGCCGCCGCTGGTTGACCCTCTGCGGAGGCTCCTCTCCGGGGAGAAGTGACCCGACAAGGAGTCACGCCGTTCGGGTTTCAAGGCGCTGGGCCTGCCAAAATCGGACCGAAGCCGTCAAAGCCGCACGCGACCGGGGACGGGAGTTGGGGCGCTGAAAACATTTCGGATTGCGGAGTGCGGATTGCGGAATGAAGGACAAGAAAGTCGTTTACCCGGGAAACTTTCCCGGCCGCATGTCTTC of Planctomycetota bacterium contains these proteins:
- a CDS encoding DUF86 domain-containing protein, which encodes MRIEDILDAIVRIQDYTRGMTFEAFSHDRKTIDAVVRNITVIGEAAGNTPPAVAERHDEIPWREMRDFRNVVVHAYFGVDPKVLWDTVRVDLPPLVDPLRRLLSGEK